The Thermosipho japonicus region GAATTCTCTGGAAAGTACTCAGAAAAAATTTAAAAAAGATATAGAATTTTCAAGGGATCAAAAATTAAACATCGTTTATTCGATACTTGAAATGAAAAAGTATTTACCAGAAGAAAAAGTAGAACTTAAATTCTGTGAAAAATGCGGATTTCCAACTACTTCTGACACATGCAAATTCTGTAGAACCAAAGAAAAAATTCTAAGTACGCTTTAAAAAGGAGGTCAATATCTTGCAAAATAAGACTTTCATGTATATCCTTATACTCATTGTAGTTGTATTTTTAATATTTGATCTATTTACAGTATTTAACAGACGTCCAAAATTTGATATAACATTCTACAAAACTGTCGTTGAAACGGATTATTCTGACACCGCTACAATTACAACAATTGCCGGTCTTTCATTTAAAGACGAAAAAACAATGTATGAATATAAAGAAAATTACACAAATGCATCATCAAAAACTTTCTTAAATTACTTTGAACAAATTTCAAAGGAAATAGGTAAAACAATAACTGTATTAAATTATGAAAATTCTGCAAAAGAGCGTGCAGGAATTCTTGAGATAGAAGAAGTTGCTATATTAAAAAATCTTGTAGATGTTTCAAATAATACCTATACTCTAAACATGGGAAATATTCAAATAAATCCAAATCCCAATTCTCTTTTTATTGTTTACATACCAAAAGATAGCATTTTAGTTTCTTCAAATCCAACACCAACTAGCTTTGAAAACAATAAATTAAGTTGGGATGGAAAAAGTCTCAAAAATTTTCCAACGGTGATATATAGGAGGAAATGATGGGAATCATAGAATGGTTAGTATTAATTAGCACAATTTCAACCCTATCTTTTTCATGGGCAGTTTATTTAATAAATTTACATAATAGCAAAAATCTTCCCGAAAAAATCAAGGAAGATGAAGAGCGTTTAATTCAACTTATGGGAAGAGTAAGAGTCTTTGTTGATTCCAAAATAGAGATTTTAGAAGAAAAAGAAAAAGAATTAAACGATTTAATTTCTCAAATAAATGACCTTTATTCAAAATTAGTTCTGGAAGTATCTGAATATCAAAAAAGCATTAAAACTAATTCTAAAACATCATACGAAGAAAAGAAGGAAGTTGAGGCAAACTCAGAAAATTTTGAAAATATTTTAGAAGAAACAAAAGAAAAAAGAGAAACCAAAAAAACCGAAATGACAAGAGAAGAACAAATTATTGAGTTATACAACCAAGGGGTTGAAGAAGCCGAAATTGCAAAGAGATTTGGAATGGGTATAGGAGAAGTAAGACTTATTATAGACCTATTCCATAGAACAAAAAGTAAGTAATTGACTAAATTAAAAAAATGCTCCTACCACAGTTAATAACATTAAAAAATTAAAAATAATCATAAGATTAGTGAGATTTTCTTATTTGAAATATTTTTTATTCTCAATAAGGTAGCATTATTTGCGAAAAATATCACTTTAAATTAAGCTTTAATTGAGTTAAAAAGAGGTGTTTAATTTGAATTACCTTGATTTATTTAAACCCTTTGTATATAAAGACGAATTTATTACTCTTCCTTACAGATTATTCTCACCAAAAATAGAAAATAATAAAAAATATCCTTTAGTTATATTTCTTCATGGAGCCGGAGAGCGTGGAAATAATAATATAAAACAAATTACAGCAAATAAAGGAGCAACTGTTTGGGCTGATCCTAATATTCAATCAGAAAATCCATGCTTTATTTTGGCGCCTCAATGTCCTGAAAATAGCTGGTGGGGTAGTTATAAAAAGGATGACTTTGTTTTTGAAGCTAATACTATTTTATATAGTGTTATGCTATTAATTAATAAAATCTCAAAAGAAAATCCAATAGATGAAAATAGAATTTACATCACTGGTCTTTCAATGGGAGGCTTTGGAACTCTAATCTTATTATCAGACTTTCCGGAAAAATTTGCAGCAGGTGTAGTTGTTTGTGGTGGCGGCGATTTAGACAAAGTGCCAAGATATAAAGATGTACCAATCTGGCTTTTTCATGCAGAAGATGATCCAGTAATTTCCGTAGATTTTTCAAGAAAGCTTTTCGAAAAAAGCAAAAGTATAGGTGGAAATATTAGATACACTGAATATCCAAAAGGATTACTATCTTCAAAAAAGATTCACCCTCACGCAGCTTGGGAGTTGGCATATAACGATAAAGAAATGATCAAATGGCTCTTTAATCAGATAAAAAAGAGATAAGGAGGAATTATTTTGCAAGAATTTATATACATAATTTTGATTTCTTTAGGATTATTAATAGGCTTGTTTTTAGGCTACAAATGAAGAATTATCTTCTAATCTTTCTACAACCAATAATCTTTCTATCCAAATAGCAGAATTAAAAGCCAAATATGAAGAAATAGAAAAAGCAAGGTTTGAAGCTGAAAAACAAAGAGAAAAACTAAACGAAGAAAAAGAAAAAAGATTTAAAGAGTTTATAGAAAACACTCAAAAGTTATTTTCAGAGATAAGCAACAAAACTATTAAAATTGATGAGGAAAAAGAAAAGCGAATAAATGAGTTAGTTGAGCAAATGAGAAATTTCTTTGAAGAACAAAAGAAAAATACCGAAAAATTTTTAAATGAACAAGGAAAATCAAGAGAAGAAATCGAAAAAAGAAGGGATGCCCAAATCGAAGATATGAAACGAATGATTTCCATGTTTACAAAAACAGTGTCTGGAACGAAAACCAGAGGCATGACTGGTGAATTTCTTCTAAAAGAAGCATTAAAAGAATCAATAAAGGTTGGATTAATTAAAACGAATTTAAGAACCGAGAGTGGTGAAGTAGAATTTGCCTGAGATCTTGGTGACGGAAAGTATATTCCAATTGATTCAAAATTCCCAGATGTATTTCAACTATTAGAAGAATACAACAAAGTGGAAAGTTCAAAAGAACGAGACAAATTAAAGAAAGAAATTATAAATAAAGTTAAGAAAGAAATTCAAAGAGTTCAAAAATATTAAAATCTTTTAAATACTATAGATAGTTGTATTTTAGTTGTGCCCGAAGCTATCTTAGAAATTGCCCCTGAACTTGTTGGATTAGGCCGAGAAAAAATGTATTTTTATGTAGTTACAAAGATGTTTTTGTTATAGCTCATACATTACAAGATAAGTATATAAGACTAAAGGAAGAAGGAGACATTGGAAAATATAAGCAAATAGTTTCTTTACTTTTCCAAACTATCGAAAATATTAATAGTAAGGTCTCTACAATTGATAAAGCATTAACTACAATTGCAAATGCAAACACTTCTATTAAGGACTATATTAATAAGGCTAAAGAAGCTGGCTCTAGTAATAATATAAATTAATATGGAGGTGATCTTATGATAGGAACCCATCCCTATGTTAAATGGGCTATTAAAGTTATTGAAAATTATATCTTACACTCAAAAGTAATAGAGCCCGATCCAAATTCTCTTCCAAAAGAACTTTTTGAAAAAAGAGCTGGCTGTTTTGTTACTTTACACACCAAAAATGGTAATTTAAGAGGCTGTATAGGAACATTTGAACCTACTCAAGAAAACCTTGCATTTGAAATAAGAAACAATGCAATTGCAGCTGCCTCTCAAGATCCAAGATTTCCACCTGTATCAAAAGAAGAACTCAACAACATAGTAGTATCTGTTGATATATTGAGCGAAATTCAACCTGTATCTTCTATCAGCGAACTTGATCCTAAAAAATATGGAATCATAGTTGCAAAAGGATTTAGAAGAGGTTTGCTCTTACCAGATATAGAAGGGGTAGATACTATAGAAGAACAAATAAGAATTGCAAAGCTAAAAGCTGGAATTTTTGATGATGACTTTAAAATATTTAAATTTACAGTTGAACGATACCATTAATTTAAGTATATTTCATTCCATATTTTTTCTATTTCCTTTTCATATCTTTTAAAAACTTCTAAAACCTCTGGTGCAAAATGCGAAGGCTGTGTTCTTCCGTCACCTTCTAATATAATTTTCATAGTCTCTTCATGAGTAAAGCTTTTCTTATATGGTCTTTCTGAACGCAATGCGTCATATACATCAACAATATGAGTAATCATCGCCTCAATTGGTATTTCTGCTTTCTCTAAACCATATGGATATCCTGTCCCATCATAATTTTCATGGTGATAAAGTGCAATATTGCGCGCAGTTTCAAATTGCTCTTTATCTCCTATCAATCTTGCACCATATATAGTATGTTTTTTCATTTCTTCCCACTCTTCTTCTGTTAATTTCCCTTCTTTCAATAAAATATCACGTGGAACAAATATTTTACCAATATCATGAAGTGGTGCATAATAACGTATATTATTAACAAAATCACTAGAAAATCCAAGCTTTTCAGCAACAAATGCTGATAGAATTCCTACTCTTTCTATGTGATTCCCTGTGTTTTCATCATAACCTTCTGCGATCATAGCAAGTTGAGAACTAAAATCAATATAAGCTTGTTCTAGTTCTTTATTGATTTTTTCTATTTCTAAATAACTACTTTCCAACTCTTGGTTTGTAGCATTTAATTCTTGCATATAAGCAATTAATTCTTCTGCCATTAAAGAATATTGTTTTACTATTTCATTTATTTCGTCTATTTTAAAACTAAGGAGTTTTTGCTTGTATAATTCCTTTTTTTCTTTAAATTGCTTCATGTTATTAATTAAAACATTAAGATCTTCCGTTATATCTTTAGAAATTCTAACTGAAAGTTTATAAATAATTAACAATGAAATCATAACAAAAATGACAGCTAGAAATACAAAAAAATAAAATACTCTAAAAACAAATGAAAAATTGAAGGAAATTTTCAATATCATTGGTCCAAAAATACTATGATCATCTTTTATAACTACAGGATAAAAAACTTCATAGTTTTCCCTGTCTCTAGCTATTTTATATTCTTCATTTCTACTAACTATTTCATTAAAATGGTCAGCAATAAATCTATTAATTTTCCCATTGAGTTCTGCACCATTTTCAGAGTAAAGTTCAATCGAATTGATAAAAGAATATTGAATGTTTAAATCTCTCAACTCTTTAAAAAAATCCTTTAATATTGTTGTTGGAAGTTTCATGAAAAGCAAATAAACTTTTTCCTTTACTCTAATATACAATCTATTCTCAAAATATCCACTACTTATATTTTTCACTGAATAATAAGTTATCTGATCTTTTCCAAGATTTTTTCTCAAAGTTCTTGGTATTTTATTTATATCTAATTCTTCAAAATAAACATCCTTGAAATAATAAGGTGCTCTTGCAAATAAATATGTTAGGTACTCTTCAAAATTCTCAGGATTGTTTTTAATATTTAAGACAGTTTCATCAATTTTTCTTTCAAAACTATAACTAACTTCCTGAATAGTCCTATTTAATAGCTCTAAACTAATCTTAACAAAGTTAGATGAAATATTTTGAAACTTTTTACCAATATTATTAACTATAATATACTCAAAAAAGATAAATATTGCAAACAAAATAACCAAACCTATAATTACATATCTGAGAAATTTTTTCATAAAATATTTTTTAAAACTCACTATTATTCACCTCAAAAATAGTTAATTGACCTTCTACAGCTTTTTTTCTGCTTTTTATTTGCCTTAATTGCCCTTCTTTTAAAACTCTTACCTTTTTCTCAAGTTCACTCTTTTTAGTTATAACCTCTAAAATCTCCTTGGCTCTTTCAACTACACCATCTGGAACTCCCGCAATTTTAGCAACTTCAATACCATAACTTCTATCTGCAACTCCGTCAACAACTTTATGTAAAAAAACTATACCATCATTTGTTTCTTCAACTTCTATCGTTAAATTTTTTATACCCTTATACACATCAGAAAGTTCTGTAAGCTCTGTAAAATGAGTAGCAAATATTGTTTTACATTTTATCTCGTTATATATATATTCACTCATTG contains the following coding sequences:
- a CDS encoding DUF4897 domain-containing protein; its protein translation is MQNKTFMYILILIVVVFLIFDLFTVFNRRPKFDITFYKTVVETDYSDTATITTIAGLSFKDEKTMYEYKENYTNASSKTFLNYFEQISKEIGKTITVLNYENSAKERAGILEIEEVAILKNLVDVSNNTYTLNMGNIQINPNPNSLFIVYIPKDSILVSSNPTPTSFENNKLSWDGKSLKNFPTVIYRRK
- a CDS encoding DUF6115 domain-containing protein, which translates into the protein MMGIIEWLVLISTISTLSFSWAVYLINLHNSKNLPEKIKEDEERLIQLMGRVRVFVDSKIEILEEKEKELNDLISQINDLYSKLVLEVSEYQKSIKTNSKTSYEEKKEVEANSENFENILEETKEKRETKKTEMTREEQIIELYNQGVEEAEIAKRFGMGIGEVRLIIDLFHRTKSK
- a CDS encoding prolyl oligopeptidase family serine peptidase yields the protein MFNLNYLDLFKPFVYKDEFITLPYRLFSPKIENNKKYPLVIFLHGAGERGNNNIKQITANKGATVWADPNIQSENPCFILAPQCPENSWWGSYKKDDFVFEANTILYSVMLLINKISKENPIDENRIYITGLSMGGFGTLILLSDFPEKFAAGVVVCGGGDLDKVPRYKDVPIWLFHAEDDPVISVDFSRKLFEKSKSIGGNIRYTEYPKGLLSSKKIHPHAAWELAYNDKEMIKWLFNQIKKR
- the amrA gene encoding AmmeMemoRadiSam system protein A — protein: MIGTHPYVKWAIKVIENYILHSKVIEPDPNSLPKELFEKRAGCFVTLHTKNGNLRGCIGTFEPTQENLAFEIRNNAIAAASQDPRFPPVSKEELNNIVVSVDILSEIQPVSSISELDPKKYGIIVAKGFRRGLLLPDIEGVDTIEEQIRIAKLKAGIFDDDFKIFKFTVERYH
- a CDS encoding HD-GYP domain-containing protein; this translates as MKKFLRYVIIGLVILFAIFIFFEYIIVNNIGKKFQNISSNFVKISLELLNRTIQEVSYSFERKIDETVLNIKNNPENFEEYLTYLFARAPYYFKDVYFEELDINKIPRTLRKNLGKDQITYYSVKNISSGYFENRLYIRVKEKVYLLFMKLPTTILKDFFKELRDLNIQYSFINSIELYSENGAELNGKINRFIADHFNEIVSRNEEYKIARDRENYEVFYPVVIKDDHSIFGPMILKISFNFSFVFRVFYFFVFLAVIFVMISLLIIYKLSVRISKDITEDLNVLINNMKQFKEKKELYKQKLLSFKIDEINEIVKQYSLMAEELIAYMQELNATNQELESSYLEIEKINKELEQAYIDFSSQLAMIAEGYDENTGNHIERVGILSAFVAEKLGFSSDFVNNIRYYAPLHDIGKIFVPRDILLKEGKLTEEEWEEMKKHTIYGARLIGDKEQFETARNIALYHHENYDGTGYPYGLEKAEIPIEAMITHIVDVYDALRSERPYKKSFTHEETMKIILEGDGRTQPSHFAPEVLEVFKRYEKEIEKIWNEIYLN